The DNA window TCCGTGCGCATCGCACCGCTACTTAGTTAAAAAGAATAAAAAGCGGAGTCGCAGCGATGCCCCCTGCTGCGGCTCGGTGGTAGAATGCCTTGCTCATGCCCAAGTGCGAATGCTGCGCTCACGTGGAGGACTCCAAATTTTGCTTAGCGACCTGTCACCGACTCCGTGGGGAATGGGTCATGTAGGTAACATGTAGTTCCCGCACGGCTAAGACTTCGTAGCTGGCATATGAATTGCCCTGTTACAACGCCTAACTCCTTGTCAGATCCCCTGAAGGATCATGGGAAAGTATATTCTACTGATTACGCTCAGCGTCTCGGCAGCACTGAGCATGTATGCCGGCCAGTTCCAGAGTGCCCAGGTTGATGCGAGAAGTGAACTGGCGGAACGGCAGAAACTCATCATCGCCCGCCAGATGGCACGATCGGCGTACGCGTCGGGGGTGAGCGAGGTGAAGCGACAGCTTAACGTCAGCCTGAATCAGTGCGAGCAGCTTGAGGGGGGAACCTTTGAACTCACCACGAGTCCGCTGTTGGGAGACACCGTTCAGGTCCGTGCAGTCGGCCGATACGGGGGAGATGGGTGCAGTTGTGCGGAGTGCCCGCAGTACGCCATTAGCGGAGAAGCGACGCTAGAACCCAATGGGTCGTTCAGTGCCCTCACGTTCGACGGGTCCCTCGCGTCGGTCAACCTTTCAGGTGGGGGAAAGGGGCCGGTTATCTCCGGAAACGATGCGGCCGGGAAGCAGGATCGAAATGGAGTAAGCCTGTCTGAGTCCAGGGACAGGGCAACGATGAGAAATGAGTTTTGCGGACGCTCAGGGTCGGACGTTCAGGGCATCGGAGGAGACTGTGATGTCGTTCATGATCCAGGCATCGACCTCAAGCCGCTGGACGCAGAGCTCTCAGATCTTGTTCAAAACGAAGCGACCCACAAAGAGAGTGACCTCTGCGGGGGCGGCAAGGGAAGGGGACGGAAAGGGAAGCGAAAGGGGCCCGGCGGAGGCCCGGTAGGGAGTTCTGAAAGCCTCGCGGTCGTGAACGTAGAGGGCGACTGCAGACTGTCTGGGAATTCGGGAGGAATGGGAATCATTTACGTGGACGGGGGGGCCCTTACCATGACGGGGAACTCCGAGTGGAAGGGGATGGTCTTCGTGACCGGGGAAGGGAGCTTCAAGGCCAGCAAGGGAACGCCCAACATCAGTGGAAGCGTGGCCTTCTATGATGGTGGGTCCCTCGACATGAGAGGAACCGCCAGCATCCAGTACAACTCGGATCAGATGCGTCGGCTACGGGAAGAGTTCGGAATCGGTGCTTTGAAGGAGCTCATTGATTCCCCCGCTGGAGATGCGGTGCGCATGACCAATCGAAGTCAGGGGGCTGTGGGACCGGGGGAGGCGCCCGCAGGCCAGGGGAGAGGCGGGGCCCAAAATTGAGTAGTTGGTTGACGAGCCGCCGCCATTCTGAGCCGCAACATTCCTGCGACCGCCCGGTGATTCCCGTGACTCCAATTCTACTCGGTCACAAAGGAACCGCAATCGGCTTTCGGAAACTCCATTCCCGTCTGGTACAGGACGTGAGGAATCCCGAGACGCAGTTTTCTGGTCTGTCTGCTCCGATGCCGTCAGGCTCTAATTCTTCGAACCGTCGTCCAATGTGACGGCCTCTTCTGTCTGCAGAAGGATCAATCACGGTGTACAACCTCACCGTCCGCCGACGTGGAATGAGCCAGAATCAACCTAACTCTTGTTTCGAGTCCGAGAGGCGAGGCGGAGAAAGTACAGTAAGGGGGGGGCTGTCGGATTGATCAATCGAGGCTGTTCGCACTGGGTGCTGTGTGCGGTCCCGACCCGGCCTCACGTATCCCGTTCGTCCTCGTGGTAGAGTTCGTTTAGCATCGTAGCCCACTGGTGAAGGCGATGAATCTGGCCCTGCTCCGCGCCCTGATCGAGCGCGCGCTGGATGCTCTCTTGAGCGGCTGATCGTGCGGATCGGGATGACTCGATGGCGGCGTTCTTGTCAGTCGCTTTCATTTCGGTGGTTCGTATGCGTGGCAAAATAGCGGGGAGGAATCGCGGATGCCGTGCCTTCACGGACCCAACCAATTGGTGCATCCGGAGGCGAGTTGTGACCCTAGAGTCATGTAAACGCTTCCTGCGAGGGGATTTCACGTGAGGGTCCACCTCCCTGAGTGGCGGCACGACAGCCGGTGCCAGCTCAGGATGACAAAGCGCCGCCGGAGGAAATGTAGTTCGGGATCGGCGTTGTGTGGTCGTCAACGGGAATTGCCCGTTTGGTTGCCCAATCATGCCGTGCGGGATCTGCCCGCCATTTTCTGTTATTGCAAGTAAACCGTAAATTTCAGCTCAGATCTCGCGTACCATCGCCGCTGCCTAGACGAAGCGAGGAGCGCCCAGTACAGCTGAATGTCAGCCTGCTCCTCCTGTGCCACGCACTCTGCGCCGCACACCGACCGCTACGGTCCCGTTGATCACACGCGTTCAATTAGCTCTGATATCGACTCGACCACATTGTTCGGGCGGTAGGCGAAGTCCGAAATCTCCTCTCGCCGCGTCGAGCCGGACAGCACAAGATGGGTGGTCAGGCCGGCCTCCATGCCGGCCATGACGTCCGTGTCCATGCGGTCGCCCGCCATGGCCGTGGTTGCCGAGTGCGCCTCGATTTGGTTCAACGCACTCCGGATCATGATCGGGTTGGGTTTGCCAACGAAGTATGGCTTCTGGCCGGTGGCCTCGCGGATGAGGGCCGCCACGGAGCCGGTGGCCGGGAGCGGCCCGTCCGGCGACGGGCCCGTGACATCCGGGTTCGTGGCGATAAAACGGGCCCCTTGTTCGATGAGCCGGACGGCCGCCGTGATGTGTTGGAACGAATACGTACGGGTCTCGCCCAGGACCACGAAGTCGGGGTCGGCGTCCGTGAGCGTGTAGCCCACCTCGTGAAGCGCCGTGGTAAGCCCAGCCTCCCCGACGGCGTACGCCGATGCCTCGGGGGCCTGGTTGGAAAGAAACTGCGCGGTGGCCACGGCCGAGGTCCAGATCTTCGCCTCCGGGACGTCCAGTCCGGCGCGGGCGAGCCGGGCCGATAGGTCGCGCCGGGTATAGATGGAATTGTTGGTGAGCACGAGAAAGGGCAGCTCTTTTTCCCGAAGGCGTTCGATAAACTCTTGGGCCCCGGGGAGGACGACCTCCTCATGTACCAGTACGCCGTCCATGTCGAGAAGCCATGCGTGTGTTGCGTCCTGCTCGTCTGCCATACTATCGGAACTGTGAGGGGAGAAGTCATGATGTCGCGCAGGGCGTACCGATCAACCCACGCTGGGGTGGCCGTTACGAGAGGTCGTCATATCCCTGAACCGCGACGACCGATCGAAAGTCGACCGCAACAAAGCCTTCGGGTTGAGGGGGCGCGTCGTTCGCCGCGCCCCGTGCCTGTTGGTCCTGAGCGTCGCCGTCTGTTCGGTCGGCGGTCTCAGACGAGGAGTCGCTTAGAGCGTACTCGTAGGTTGTGCAGGGGACGGCCTCCTCG is part of the Salinibacter ruber DSM 13855 genome and encodes:
- a CDS encoding HAD-IIA family hydrolase; translation: MADEQDATHAWLLDMDGVLVHEEVVLPGAQEFIERLREKELPFLVLTNNSIYTRRDLSARLARAGLDVPEAKIWTSAVATAQFLSNQAPEASAYAVGEAGLTTALHEVGYTLTDADPDFVVLGETRTYSFQHITAAVRLIEQGARFIATNPDVTGPSPDGPLPATGSVAALIREATGQKPYFVGKPNPIMIRSALNQIEAHSATTAMAGDRMDTDVMAGMEAGLTTHLVLSGSTRREEISDFAYRPNNVVESISELIERV